The sequence below is a genomic window from Neoarius graeffei isolate fNeoGra1 chromosome 4, fNeoGra1.pri, whole genome shotgun sequence.
TTTActcattcaagtcaagtcaagtttatttttatagtgcttttaacaatagacattgttgcaaagcagcttcatagaattttaatgactttaaacatgagctaattttatccctaatctgtccccagtgagcaagcctgtggtgacgggtgacaaggaaaaacttcctcagacgacatgcggaaaaaacctcgagaggaaccagactcaaaagggaacccatcctcatttgggtgataacagacaatgtgattataacatttttaacagttttaacatgaagtctgtttcgttggaGTTATAAACTGtttactgatggaaacttgagtgcaaaactgctcataatactgcagtcctaaagttagcaatttaactgaagtcctcagccataaaagcatgtaagtgtccagagcgtcttcaaagtgagactttcaactgtccatattcaCCATtgtatattttacagtttgtgaGTTGATGTATCTAATGTACTCTGTTTTTCtaccaaataaacaaaacaaactcACTCATTCACGTCATTCACTGAATCACTCACACAACTCCCTTATTGAATCATTCACTCACCTCAATTGCTGAATCACtaattcactctcactcactcactcactcactcactcactcactcactcactcactcaatgaatCACTTACTTCTTGTACTGAATctctcactcacttactcactcactaaATCATTGCATTTCTCACTTGCCTCATTCAGTCACTCACTGTACCACTCAGTCACTCCCCTCGTTCCTTCAATCACCAcaagaacatacagtggtgcttgaaagtttgtgaaccttttagaattttctatatttctgcataaatatgacctaaaacaacatcatcagattttcacacaagtcctaaaagtagataaagagaacccagttaaacaaatgagacaaaaatagtatacttcatcatttatttattgaggaaaatgatccaatattacatatctgtgagtggcaaaaggatgtgaacctttgctttcagtatctggtgtgacccccttgtgcagcaataactgcaactaaacgtttccggtaactgttgatcagtcctgcacaccggcttggaggaattttagcccattcctccatacagaacagcttcaactccgggatgttggtgggtttcttcacatgaactgctcgcttcaggtccttccacaacatttcaattgattaaggtcaggactttgacttggccattccaaaacattcacttcattcttctttaaccattctttggtaaaacgacttgtgtgcttagggtcgttgtcttgctgcatgacccaccttctcttgagattcagttcatggacagatgtcctgacattttcctttataatgcgctggtataattcagaattcattatttcatcaatgatggcaagctgtccttgcccagatgcagcaaaacaggcccaaaccatgatactaccaccaccatgtttcacagatgggataaggttcttatgctggaatgcagtgttttcctttctccaaacataacgcttctcatttcaaccaaaaagttctattttggtctcatccatccacaaaacatttttccaatatccttctggcttgtccatgtgatctttagcaaactgcagacgagcagcaatgttctttttggaaagcagtggttttctccttgcaaccctgccatgcacaccattgttgttcagtgttctcctgatggtggactcatgaacattaacattagccaatgtgagagaggccttcagttgcttagaagttaccctggggtcctttgtgacctcgccgactattacatgccttgctcttggagtgatcttttttggtcgaccacatctggggagggtaacaatggtcttgaatttcctccatttgtacacaatctgtctgactgtggattggtggagtccaaactctttagagatggctttgtaaccttttccagcctgatgagcatcaacaatttttctgaggtcctcagaaatctcctttgttcgtgccatgatacacttccacaaacatgtgttgtgaagatcagactttgatagatccctgttctttaaataaaacagggtgcccactcacacctgattgtcatcccattgattgaaaacacctgactctaatttcaccttcaaattaactgctaatcctagaggttcacatacttttgccactcacagatatgtaatattggatcattgtcctcaataaataaatgaccaagtataatatttttatctcatttgtttaactgggttctctttatctactattaggacttgtgtgaaaatctgatgatgttttaggacatatttatgcagaaatatagaaaattctaaagggttcacaaactttcaagcaccactgtagataataaTGTTGTACGGATTGCTTGTACTTCAGCTTTTATAACCTTTTCTAAaattctattttatatatatatatatatatatatatatatatatatatatatatatatatatatatatatatatatatatatatgaggggcTGATGGATACTACAAAACATATAGTAATATATAAAAAAGAGGACACTATATAAGAACATTGTTGTTGAAGGACTGTGTGGTTTCACCAAATGTGTTCTTTCTCTTGAActataaagaaataaaaaaattttaaaccACTTTCTTTCAAGTACAgtgttcttttacatcatgtcctCTCTCAAACAGCTTCTTGAACATCTTGCAGTTGAATGAGTGTGGTTTGCGGACTTTGTCACTCAATTCAATTTCCTTCTATCAAAATTATTCTTCTTGATTGAAAGGACAAAGACCGAGCAGTTTCTCCAGCGATTAAACTGGAGACCCAGAGTGCCATGACGATTACAATTTCATGCAGGTTTTCATCTGCAAGCTAAATACAGTAAACGCTTTCTATCAGTCTGAGGAATTCACCTGGCAGACAGCATGCTGTGGTTATCTCCATCCAGTCTGACTGAAAATCAGTTAAGGTATAAGCAGTATTATAAGTAAGATTATCCTGAAGAAGCAGCTCAAAGCAGCTATCTCAGACACCTCATTCATATCTAATAATATGAGTGGAGGAATATAATTCAGTTGGTAAGTTTATACAGAATGAAATGTCACCACAAACCCTTTGTCATTCAGTGGTCATTTTTAATTTATAAAGTATACAGATGAAAACAGATAAAAAATTGTGATTTCTTTCCCTTATCTGTCCATAATTCTGCTTTTCTGATGTATCTGATGCATACCTTTCACTTCATACGGGGAGATAAAGCTCTCTCCTTTTGTTCCTTATCTTAGCTTCTTCTATCTCACATCCAAATCCCCAAACGTCTCTGATTCAGCCGTCATCAGAAATTTTAGTTCATCACTAACTTTGCCCAAAAGCATGGGGAATCATCTAAGGACAAAACATGTATTATTCTTTCATATTAATCAAGCTGATTTAGACTctagccctgcgataatctggtgacttgtccagggtgtaccctgcctctcgcccatagtcagctgggataggctccagcttgtctgcgaccctgtacaggataagcggctacagataatggatggatggatggatttagaaTCTCTATTATATTACACACAGACCTAAACCAAGAACACAGACTCATTAATATCATAGCCtactttgtgttaaataatttggataTATAATAATCTTACATTGGATAACACATTAAGGTACACTCTATACCTCAGGTTTtcttaaagaaaaaaatgtagGATCAGTTTAGGAGCATAGTTCCTGGAAGAAATTTTCTGACCACCCACTCATACAAATAGAAAAATATTACATTTTAAATGTTGGCATTTTTGTACATATAAAGACTCGGGTATTTAATTTATGTTCATATTTAATGTGTAGCACACTGGGGCATGCTTTACATCTGAGTCAGAGAACTGCAACCTTGTCAGACTGTGGCTGTTAATGCACTCGCATTTAATCTCAGTTCTTGATCACAAGTGAATGTGACATCTAGCTGAAAATCCTGCGGGCTCTGTGGTATGGTAAGCAACTGCATAGTTTCACTAACACCAGCCTCTTGTTAAATACTATAGCTGTGTATGACTTACTGGCTATACTCTCAGGACTTCACTCAATTTATCTTCCTTTTTAATAGCGACTGTCTACAGCTTTCTCTGCACCCCGCAGCATGGGTATCATTTTCTTCAGCATCAAACAACATGATACAGTACTCAGATCTATCATTATGAAACTTTCTCTATTATAAGCCACTGAAATACAAACGACTTTTATTTTATGCATTAAGAGCAAAATAAAAATATAGTTTATATTGATGAACATAAATTTTGGTTAGATTGTATGTGTAGTATATCACTGAGGAGTGAGTTTGTCGGAAACGTGTTCTGGTTGTTTTCTGAGCACACTTTCTAAAGGAACATTTGAGTAGTTTTTCTGCAACAATCTGAGATTAAGAGAGATTTTAAAGGTTTGCTAACATTTTAAAATATACACGCAATTAAATCCTAACCCTAAAAGTGTCAATATTTGTGCAAGTCCATAGTAGTTTGAATTAGCTATTGAAACTAAAATCCAAACACACAACACAACTTGTTTTGATATACGTAGATTGCTGTTCATATGTCACAAGTTTGACCTCCAAAGCTTTCTAGGAATTTATTTTAAAGAATCGGGGCAGTATTTATCACAGCCATATTTACTGAAACATTAGAAATGCTGTCCGTTGCTGGATATCATTTGAGAAATATAGtcctcagcagcagcagcagcatgggTTTTGTCCTTGGCTTGGTGGGATCGTGTATGAATTACATGAATTCATGAGTTCTTGAAGAACATGAATTATCTCTCATGCTGCACATGGCCATGATTTAAAGGGTTGTACTGCTGTTAAATATTAATAGACTGCATTTGCCCGACACTATTCTTGGCCTTTATAGGTCCTTGGGTAGGTGTATGATCAGGACTGAATTACAGGTAAAACACTCATCACAGTAGTGATCGATGAAGACTAACAAATTCAGTCTAACTAAAAGATGTATGATAATTCTCTACAGGCTATTATCAGTGTTtttctttaaatgcaattattTGTTTGATAAAAAAAGAGTACAGAGGTAGACTGAAATACTGAAAATGGTTACATATTTGTAGAGTAATATGAATATATTTAGAACATACCttgatccccccccccacacacacacacacacactttgcacttTTATCTTTGCTTGTATTTAGGATATGACTATAGCCCTAAACAAGCCCAGTGCTGAATGAATAGTATGAGGTCGGAATTACAGAGTGGGGTTTTGCTCTGCAGGGACAGTGATGAAGTTTCATTCTTTATCAAGCAGATCTGATAAACTTTAGGTCTATGTAGACCATATAATAACGTGATTATGGTATGGATTGTGTTCAAATCCCAACTGACCAAAACACATCATCACGCAGAGTATTTTTTAAcatagtggccagatttggtctcctagtcaatgccaaaccagcttcactgggagaccaaattttaaaccaagttatgttagattgatgctgaaagataaaactgaaatgggattatgggagatgcttgaattgccggtccaaattcataagactgttttctttggattggaatgtttaagaaatattgaagttgggttgtcaagactgttccaatttccaaattatagactaaatatacagttatttgatactatgtttcacattgagcaataaaattgaagattttcttatttcttatttttcactgtttcttaaaatacataatattatgaaagttgataaaacaataacAAACTCTGTGTGGACCAGACATCTGCAGTCGAGCTGTACAATGAGCTTAAGAAAGATGGATCAAATTTTAACTGACCCAACACATCCTCTGTTCCCAAAGTGTTTAAGAAGCACCAGGTCTAATAACAGATTTCTGCAGAGGCCAATCAGGACAGCGAGATCATTTGTACCCACAGCAATAAGACTATACAATAACATACCAAAAACATCTGCTGCACTTTAGTTCACTCATCTGTACAAATTtccttttatgtattttatttattttatgtagtGCACAGTTTTTATTTCTTGTTTTTATCTCTTATTGTTTTTATCTTACATCACACCTTTTATCATAGATTTATTTTAATGTGGTATGtctattgtctgtctgtctatatgtctTTGGTATGTTTTGAGGAGATGTGCAATATGGACCACTTGAGTTTCCCCCTGGGGGATAATAAAATTTATCTTGACTCTTGACTCATAGTGTAATTTTAATATTTTACCATACTTATGATGAAGTTAtggtaacttggcactgcattaactatgttgatattatgctggctgaaacgaggattcgtaatacggcaatttgcatcacagaatacgccgcagcggtgcagccgcatggactctggggctgtgattgtattgcccagaccagttggtctcctcgtggaaaatccttaaaaaatgctctgcgctGGAGACACAGTTTGCGCAAAAATTAAGCATGAGAAAGAGAATCCTTTACACGTTCGGTCATTTCCagcctttttaaaaataaataagaaaCTGTTTATTCGAGGTACCctcttcttattttcttttagtaAGAGCAGTCAGTTTTGGCGCTGAGAGAAAACACGGTGCGCTGCGCGCGCTATGAAACAACTCACCCTCCCGGGGCGCAGCTGGATCCCACGCTGACCACATCTGCACGGAGAAAAACGGAGTCCAGCACACGATGTAAGCCAACACGATGACGAATGTCATTTTAACTGTGGTGATCTTGGCTTTGGAGATGAGCCTGACGCTGCTGACGTGCGCCAAAAGCACGCCGTTGCGCGCGGCTGTGGGGCTCAGAGTGACGACCTGCTGCTCGCGCCTGGTCTTCAGCTTAAAGTTCTGCCAGATCTTAAAGCTTATGAGACCGTAGCAAATGCTCAGGATAGCCACAGGAATGATATAGACTGTGAGGCTGATCCAGGTGATATAGGCTTTGGCGCCCCACGGCTGCACAAAATCTCCCCAGCAGTCGTAGACTCCAGATCCGACCTCCCGGAGAGAGAAGATGTAGACCTGCGGGATGCTGAAGAGCAAGCTGAgcacccaggagagcagcacgaAGCAGCGGTCTTTTCGCTTGTGCAAAGAGCGCAGGGGCTGGCAGATGGCCAGGCACCGATCTATGGACATCAGCACGAGCATGTAGGTGGAGGCGAACATGCCGACGATCTGGAGATACTTCACAAGCCTGCACAGCAAGTCGGGCCCGTAAAAGCGGAAGGTGATGTCCCAGATGAGCTGAGGCAGCACCTGGAAGATTGCCACCACCAGGTCGGCGATGCTCAGGTGCTTCATGAAGTAGTACATGCGCGACTGGCCGTGCTTGGCCGTGTGGATGGCGAGCAGCACGCACAGGTTCCCAGCGAGGGCAAAGAACAAGACCAGGGCCAGCACCGTCACCTCCACTTTAGCCACCTCCTCATTGCGCTTCAGCGGATTCACAGTCTGATTGGCACCATCCGTGTCGTTGCCCAAGGTGTAATTTCTCCACGACTCGTTCAGAGCCCAAGTGTCCTGCTCTTTAAGTGTTTCCTCCATGGTGCTGCCACGTCTGGATGATGATGCACTGCACAGGAACTTCTCCACAGCGCGCGCCGCGTTCTCCTAAGTGGAGCACATGATATCTTCAGACATGCTGAGGATAAGACATGCCTCAGCCAGAGAGGGAAACTATCATCACATTGGGGGCAAAAAAGTAAATCAAATAAACAGTTTAATCTATGACACTTCTAGGCTAGTTATCCCTCACTTTAGACTAAAAACATATACATGTATAATATAATGTATAATCTTTCAATTCACAAGATTCAATTTGAAAAGGTGCAGCTACAGATCCGACTACTTACAGATGCTGTGCATTTTGCAGCCGGTCTTCAAACTGACGTTAGTATAAGAGGAAAGTCCTGGAAGAGAAGCCCCGACCACCACTAATTCCcccccacacagagagagagagagagagagagagatggatttaTACCCGTGAGATCAGCACAGGAGCCTACCCAAGGCTTCCACTAGATGTCCGGAAGCTTCATTGCAGTAGATAAAGAGCTAAATCATATATTCTATCACTGGAATTATAGAATAAACAATTTAACCCGCATAGACTAAAATAACTTCTTTGCTTCACCTCGTCACACAATAATGACACGTTGTGTGCAAATATTATTCGAACACCATGATGCgtttcagtaaataaataaataattgagagagagagagagagagagagagagagagagagagattcattaTTCCATCTGCTACAAAAGCAttgagacaacctttattgttatTCAGTATGCAATAAGTGTACACCGAAATACatttcattgcaatttggctcagcgcagaaataaatatgaagtgtattaaatgaaATTAtgaagcagcaaaaatattataaagtgcagtcgtataaagtgacctgtggaattaggaatgttcaagttataaatagaagtttagagtttgggtttggagttcagcagtctggtgacctgggggaaaaagctgttacagaacctagataaagttattcattcattcattcattatgagctggaaaattatccatccactgagttccccgacatctcaaactacctggtgctgcagacatcgttctacacggatacacagatgaaaacctggaagggcATGgatgagtacaactttttatatgtacgtagctgggttaaagatctgggaatcagggtagatacaagataaatcctgtatcatttttgcctgggtaaatagGAATTTCTGTACACGTCTTTGGGAAggatgctaggacgctacaagttttagtatctggTCTAAACAAACCAAAGtcgcttgattctcaatcctccctggtaTTCTCTTCAAGCAGGAAtcgcagatccatataatttacccacaaatgtatttatttattcagccccCGTGCTCTGTGCGCGCGTGCACgggttaaatgtgacaaaataaaggcttgttcttcttaatttacccacaaatgtatttagtcCACTTGAAAAgtctcatcttcatccgcttatccggggccgggtcgcggaggcagcagtctgagcatggaagcccaaacttccctttccccagacacctcggccagctcctcgggaagaacaccgaggcattcccaggccagccgagagacatagtccctccagcatgtcctgggtcttacccgggacctcctcccggggggacatgcctggaatacCTCCGCAGGGAGGCATCTAGgaagcatctgaaagagatgcccgagccacctcagctgattcctctcgatgtggaggagcagcggctctactccgagctcctcccaagtgactgtgcttctcaccctatctctaagggagtgcccagccaccctgcaaaggaaactcattttggccgcttgtatccgtgatattgttctttcggtcattacccaaagctcatgaccataggtgagagtcagaacatagatcgaccagtaaatcgagagcttcgccttttggctcagctccttcttcatcacgacggaccagtaaagcgaccacatcactgcggaggctgcaccgatccgcctgtcgatctcacgctctatccttccctcactcatgaacaagatcctgagatacttaaactcctccacttgaggcaggacttctccaccaacctggagagggcaagccacccttttccagtcaagaaccatggcctcggacttggaggtgctgattctcatcccagccgcttcacactcgactgcaaaccgccccagtgcatgctgaaggtcctggtttgaagaagccaacaggacaacatcatccgcaaaaagcagagatgaaatcctgtggttcccaaacaggattccctccggcccctggctgcgcctagaaattctgtccataaaaattatgaacagaaccggtgacaaagggcagccctaccagagtccagcatgcactgggaataGGTCTgaattactgccggcaatgcgaaccagacccctgctccgttcgtacagggaccagacagcccttagcaaagagccccgaaccccatactcccgagcaccccccacagaataccatgagggacatggtcgaatgccttctccagatccacaaagcacatgtggactggttgggcaaactcccatgaaccctcgagcaccctatgaagggtatagagctggtccagtgttccacagccaggacaaaaaccgcattgttcctcctggatccgaggttcgactattggctgaattcttctctccagtaccctggagtaaaccttcccggggaggctgagaagtatgagtcccctataattggagcacactctccggtcccctttcttaaaaagagggaccaccaccccggtctgccactccagaggcactttcCCCGAcctccacgcgatgttgcagaggcgtgtaagccaagacagccccacaacatccagagacttgagatactcagggcagatctcatccacccccggtgccttgccaccgaggagcttgcaaaccacctcagtgacttcagcttgggtaatggatgagtccacctctgagtcatcagcctccgcttcctcaatggaagacgtgatggtgggattgaggagatccttgaagtattccttccactgctcgacaatgtccccagttgaggtcaacagctccccacccacaccgtaaacagtgttggcagagtactgcttccccctcctgaggcgccagacggtttgccagaatttctttgaggccaacTGATAGtcttcctccatggcctcaccaaactcctcccagttctgagtttttgcctccgcaactaccTGAGCTGCGGCata
It includes:
- the oxtra gene encoding oxytocin receptor, with the translated sequence MEETLKEQDTWALNESWRNYTLGNDTDGANQTVNPLKRNEEVAKVEVTVLALVLFFALAGNLCVLLAIHTAKHGQSRMYYFMKHLSIADLVVAIFQVLPQLIWDITFRFYGPDLLCRLVKYLQIVGMFASTYMLVLMSIDRCLAICQPLRSLHKRKDRCFVLLSWVLSLLFSIPQVYIFSLREVGSGVYDCWGDFVQPWGAKAYITWISLTVYIIPVAILSICYGLISFKIWQNFKLKTRREQQVVTLSPTAARNGVLLAHVSSVRLISKAKITTVKMTFVIVLAYIVCWTPFFSVQMWSAWDPAAPREAMPFIISMLLASLNSCCNPWIYMCFAGHLFHDLKQNFLCCPTLYLKSSQCRCDLDHNSSRKSNYSTYIMKSTSSQRSITQTSST